One genomic window of Planctomycetota bacterium includes the following:
- a CDS encoding DUF5615 family PIN-like protein produces MPDDEREGDKGPAFWCDAMFGGLARWLRAAGYDAAWVEGIDDAELVRRALAEGRILLTADTRLVEHGAIRSGRVRALLVP; encoded by the coding sequence CCGATGACGAACGCGAGGGTGACAAGGGGCCCGCCTTCTGGTGCGATGCGATGTTCGGGGGCCTCGCGCGCTGGCTCCGGGCCGCTGGCTACGACGCCGCCTGGGTCGAGGGCATCGACGACGCCGAACTCGTGCGCCGGGCCCTCGCGGAGGGGCGGATTCTTCTGACGGCCGACACGCGCCTCGTGGAGCACGGCGCGATTCGCTCCGGCCGCGTGCGGGCGCTCCTCGTGCC